One Ornithinicoccus hortensis genomic window, GTCGGCCGGGTCGAGGCCGGGGAGCTGGTCAGCGCCGCCGCCGATGATCGCCTGCCCCACCGCCTGCCCGATCGCGTGGGACAGCGCCCCGTCCGGTGCCGCGGCGTCGGTCACTGCCGGCCACCTGCGGTGTCGCCCCCGGCGTTGTCGCGGCTGGGCAGCCACTGGGCGCCGTCGTCCAGCTCCTGCTCACCCTTCCGGGCGTGCCACAGGCCGGCGCCGATCAGGTAGGCGCCGATCACCATCAGCGCGATGGTGGCGCCCTGGAACAGGCCGCGGAGGAAGCCGCCGTCGAAGAGGTCGGCGAGGAAGTAGCACGCGAAGCCGACCAGGATCGCCGGGACGCCGGCGGCCAGCTGGAACCTGGCGCTGGCCCGGGGGCTGCGGGACTCGGGTGTAGGTGTCGTCATGACGTCAACGATAGGTTGACACTCACCAGGTGTCAACACCACCTTGACATATCGGGCGGGAGCCCGGCTACCGCGGAAGACCCGAACTGCGCCATGCGCCCGGGCCGGGGGAGAGCCGGGGGCGGGCGGCGCGGGCGTGCGAGTTCCACAGCGACCGGACCTCCCGCGCAGGAGTCGCTCCTGCCCGGGTGCCGAGGGCGGTGAGCACGGCGACGAGTGCCGCGGACTCCTCCGCCGTGGGGCGCCCGTGCTCGATGCGCACGGTGGGTGCCGGTGGGTCGGGGTGCGTCGCCGCGGGGTCCTGGTCCGCAGCCGGGGAAGGAGTGCTCACAGCGGGATGTTCCCGTGCTTCTTGGGCGGGCGGTTCTCCCGTTTGGTGCGCAGGGTGCGCAATGCCTTGGCCACCTGCACCCGGGTGTCCGAGGGAGCGATGACCGCGTCGATGTAACCCCGCTCGGCCGCGATGTAGGGGTTGGCCAGGGTGTCCTCGTACTCCTGGATGCGGCGGGCGCGCTCGGCCTCCACGTCGCCGCCGGCCTCGGCCACCTCGGCCAGCTGTTTACGGTAGAGGATGTTCGCGGCGCCCTGGGCGCCCATCACCGCGATCTGCGCGGTGGGCCAGGCGAAGTTGAGGTCGGCGCCCAGGTGCTTGGAGCCCATCACGTCGTAGGCGCCGCCGTAGGCCTTGCGGGTGATCACGGTGACCAGCGGGACGGTCGCCTCGGCATACGCGAAGAGCAGCTTGGCCCCGCGGCGGATGATCCCGCCCCACTCCTGGTCGGTGCCGGGCAGGAACCCCGGGACGTCGACGAAGGTGAGGATCGGGATGTTGAAGGCGTCGCAGGTGCGGACGAACCGGGCCGCCTTCTCCGAGGCATCGATGTCCAGGGTGCCGGCGAACTGCGTCGGCTGGTTGGCCACCACCCCGACCGAGTGGCCCTCGACCCGGCCGAAGCCGCACACGATGTTGGGGGCGAAGAGTTCCTGCACCTCCAGGAACTCGCCGTCGTCGAGCACGTGCCCGACGACCGTCTTCATGTCGTAGGGCATGTTCGCCGAGTCCGGCACCAGCGTGTCCAGCTCCCGGTCCTCATCGGTGACCTCGAGCCCGTCCTCGGCCTCGAAGACCGGCGGGTCCTCCAGGTTGTTCTGCGGCAGGTAGGCCAGCAGGTCCCGGACGTACTCGATCGCGTCGGACTCGTCGGTCCCCATGTAGTGCGCCACCCCGGAGCGGGTGTTGTGCGTCCGCGCACCACCCAGCTCCTCGAATGTGACGTCCTCGCCGGTCACCGTCTTGATCACGTCCGGACCCGTGATGAACATGTGTGAGGTCTGGTCCACCATCACGACGAAGTCGGTGATCGCCGGAGAGTAGACGGCACCCCCGGCGCACGGCCCCATCACCAGCGAGATCTGCGGGATCACCCCGGAGGCGTGCACGTTGCGACGGAAGATCTCGGCATACAGGCCGAGCGCCACCACACCCTCCTGGATCCGCGCCCCGCCGGAGTCGTTGATGCCGATCACCGGGCAGCCGATCTTCATCGCCAGGTCCATCACCTTGACGATCTTCTCCCCGAAGACCTCGCCGAGGGAGCCCCCGAAGACCGTGAAGTCCTGGGCGAACACCGCCACCGGACGACCGTCGACGGTGCCGTAGCCGGTGACCACGCCGTCGCCGTAGGGACGGCTCTTCTCCTGGCCGAACGCGGTGGACCGGTGCCGGGCCAGCTCGTCCAACTCGGTGAACGATCCCTCGTCGAGCAGTTCACCGATCCGTTCCCGGGCGGTCTTCTTGCCCTTGGCGTGCTGCTTCTCCACCGCCCGGCTCGAGCCCGCGTGGACCGCCTCGTCCGCGCGACGACGGTGTTCGGCCAGTCGCCCGGCCGTGGTGCGCATGTCCGGCGTGACGTCCTCAGTCATGGGGACAACCTACTTGTGGGCGCACCCGACTCCCGCACTCGGTCGTGCCCTCTAGCCTGAGCGGGTGCAGCAGTTGCGATGGGGCACCCCGGAGTGGCACACCACGGTGCCCTCGACGAACACCGAGGTGCTCGCCGACCCCCGACCCGGCCGGGTGGTCGTGGCGCACCACCAGAGCGCGGGGCAGGGGCGTCGCGGACGGACCTGGACCGCCCCGCCGGACACCGCGCTGGCGGTCAGCGTGGTGCTGCCCGCGCCGGAGGGTGCCGACCTGGGGTGGGTGCCGCTG contains:
- a CDS encoding acyl-CoA carboxylase subunit epsilon; the protein is MSTPSPAADQDPAATHPDPPAPTVRIEHGRPTAEESAALVAVLTALGTRAGATPAREVRSLWNSHARAARPRLSPGPGAWRSSGLPR
- a CDS encoding acyl-CoA carboxylase subunit beta, with amino-acid sequence MTEDVTPDMRTTAGRLAEHRRRADEAVHAGSSRAVEKQHAKGKKTARERIGELLDEGSFTELDELARHRSTAFGQEKSRPYGDGVVTGYGTVDGRPVAVFAQDFTVFGGSLGEVFGEKIVKVMDLAMKIGCPVIGINDSGGARIQEGVVALGLYAEIFRRNVHASGVIPQISLVMGPCAGGAVYSPAITDFVVMVDQTSHMFITGPDVIKTVTGEDVTFEELGGARTHNTRSGVAHYMGTDESDAIEYVRDLLAYLPQNNLEDPPVFEAEDGLEVTDEDRELDTLVPDSANMPYDMKTVVGHVLDDGEFLEVQELFAPNIVCGFGRVEGHSVGVVANQPTQFAGTLDIDASEKAARFVRTCDAFNIPILTFVDVPGFLPGTDQEWGGIIRRGAKLLFAYAEATVPLVTVITRKAYGGAYDVMGSKHLGADLNFAWPTAQIAVMGAQGAANILYRKQLAEVAEAGGDVEAERARRIQEYEDTLANPYIAAERGYIDAVIAPSDTRVQVAKALRTLRTKRENRPPKKHGNIPL